In a genomic window of Flavobacterium lipolyticum:
- a CDS encoding glycosyltransferase family 2 protein: MQLSVIILNYNVRYFLEQCVLSVQEAISSLDAEIIVVDNNSSDESCLMMKTKFPGVKLIQNDTNYGFPKGNNIGVAEARGKYVCILNPDTVVAENTFKKILNFADRQVNLGIVGCKLIDGTGVFLPESKRGIPTPWVAFTKIFGLYKIFPNWKLFNQYYAQHLGTNESGKVDVLVGAFMLMTRDLYIELEGFDEKCFMYADDIDLSYRALQKKKSNYYFHETTVLHYKGESTVKDEKYMKRFQEAMNFFYQKHFRKSWFFEFFIQIGIWFFSFVKMFEGKTKSKPLPERVLFYSSNRILSEKLPEILKNKVRFLDFKKEKMVNSCQLFEGKRVEIILDNQYVSFKKCIKIIETLKDKNITFKIFPKNTNFIIGSNSRNDRGQIVKIE, translated from the coding sequence ATGCAATTATCGGTTATTATTCTCAATTATAATGTACGTTACTTTCTGGAACAATGTGTTTTAAGTGTTCAGGAAGCTATTTCGTCACTTGATGCTGAAATCATTGTGGTTGATAATAATTCATCAGATGAGAGTTGTTTGATGATGAAAACGAAGTTTCCGGGAGTAAAACTAATTCAGAATGATACCAACTATGGTTTTCCAAAAGGGAACAATATCGGAGTGGCGGAGGCTCGCGGAAAGTACGTTTGCATTCTGAATCCCGATACGGTTGTTGCTGAAAATACGTTTAAGAAAATTTTGAATTTCGCTGACAGACAAGTCAATTTAGGGATTGTAGGTTGTAAACTAATCGATGGTACCGGAGTTTTTTTGCCCGAAAGCAAACGCGGAATTCCAACTCCCTGGGTAGCTTTTACCAAAATTTTCGGACTGTATAAGATCTTTCCAAATTGGAAATTGTTTAATCAGTATTATGCCCAGCATTTAGGAACAAATGAAAGCGGGAAAGTTGATGTTTTAGTGGGAGCCTTCATGTTAATGACGCGTGATTTGTACATTGAATTAGAAGGTTTTGACGAAAAATGTTTCATGTATGCAGATGATATTGACTTGTCGTATCGTGCACTGCAAAAAAAGAAATCCAATTACTATTTTCACGAAACGACCGTTTTGCATTATAAAGGAGAAAGTACGGTAAAAGACGAAAAATACATGAAACGTTTCCAGGAGGCGATGAATTTTTTCTATCAGAAGCATTTCAGAAAATCATGGTTTTTTGAATTTTTCATTCAAATTGGTATTTGGTTCTTTTCATTTGTAAAAATGTTTGAGGGAAAAACAAAATCAAAACCCTTACCTGAAAGAGTCCTTTTTTACTCTTCAAATCGAATTTTGTCTGAAAAATTACCTGAAATTCTAAAAAATAAAGTCCGCTTTTTAGATTTCAAAAAAGAAAAAATGGTAAATTCGTGCCAGCTTTTTGAGGGTAAAAGAGTTGAGATTATTTTGGATAATCAGTATGTTTCATTCAAAAAATGTATCAAAATCATAGAAACTCTTAAAGATAAGAACATTACTTTTAAGATTTTCCCCAAAAATACAAATTTTATTATTGGGAGTAATTCACGGAATGACAGAGGGCAAATCGTAAAAATCGAGTAA
- a CDS encoding fumarylacetoacetate hydrolase family protein has translation MKIICIGRNYTNHIEELKNERPAEPVVFMKPDSAVLLKQHPFVIPEFSEEIHHELEVIVKISKVGKYIEPKFAHKYYDEISVGIDFTARDLQEKLKAKGLPWEKAKAFDGSAVIGEFLPKSDFVSMENLTFELTKNSETVQKGNTSFMLWKIDELVSYVSQFFTLKIGDIIFTGTPEGVAAVKPNDVLEGFLEDKKLFRIQVK, from the coding sequence ATGAAAATCATCTGTATCGGTAGAAATTATACCAATCACATTGAAGAGCTAAAAAACGAGCGTCCTGCAGAACCGGTAGTCTTTATGAAACCGGATTCGGCAGTTTTATTGAAACAGCATCCGTTCGTAATCCCCGAATTTTCTGAAGAAATTCATCACGAATTAGAAGTAATTGTTAAAATTAGTAAGGTTGGAAAATACATCGAACCTAAATTTGCACACAAGTACTATGACGAAATTAGTGTTGGGATTGACTTTACAGCCAGAGATTTACAGGAAAAATTAAAGGCGAAAGGATTGCCTTGGGAAAAAGCAAAAGCTTTTGATGGCTCTGCGGTTATTGGAGAGTTTTTACCAAAGAGTGATTTTGTTTCGATGGAAAATCTTACATTTGAGCTGACGAAAAATTCTGAAACCGTTCAAAAAGGAAATACGAGTTTCATGCTTTGGAAAATTGATGAGCTTGTTTCGTATGTGTCGCAGTTTTTTACATTAAAAATTGGAGATATTATTTTTACAGGAACACCGGAAGGTGTTGCTGCGGTTAAGCCGAATGACGTTTTAGAAGGCTTTTTAGAAGATAAAAAATTATTCAGAATACAAGTAAAGTAA
- the rpmB gene encoding 50S ribosomal protein L28: protein MSRVCDLTGKRAMVGNNVSHAMNKTKRKFSVNLVKKRFYLPEEDRWITLRVAASTIKTINKNGITAVLKKAQSEGFIK, encoded by the coding sequence ATGTCAAGAGTTTGTGACCTTACAGGTAAAAGAGCGATGGTAGGAAATAACGTTTCTCACGCTATGAACAAAACTAAGAGAAAGTTTTCTGTAAACTTAGTTAAAAAGCGTTTTTATCTTCCAGAAGAAGATAGATGGATTACTCTTAGAGTAGCAGCATCTACGATAAAAACAATTAATAAAAATGGAATCACTGCTGTTTTGAAAAAAGCACAGTCAGAAGGATTTATCAAATAA
- a CDS encoding 3'-5' exonuclease → MELKLNKPICFFDLETTGIDIGKDRIVEISIFKVFPNGNKESKTWLVNPTIPIPPQTTAVHGITDEKVANEPAFSELAPQVYNMIKDSDLGGFNSDRFDIPLLAEELLRAGVDFDMKNKVSVDVQTIFHKMEERTLSAALKFYCGKSLENAHSAEADTMATYEILKAQLDRYPELENDMKSLSEFTTRKKIADFAGMIAFDKDNEEIFTFGKHKGAKVDKVLESEPGYFSWIQNADFPLYTKKVLTAIKLRKLNTK, encoded by the coding sequence ATGGAACTCAAACTCAACAAACCAATTTGCTTTTTTGATCTTGAAACAACCGGAATTGATATCGGTAAAGATCGAATTGTAGAAATTTCGATATTCAAAGTTTTTCCAAACGGAAATAAAGAAAGTAAAACCTGGTTAGTGAATCCTACGATTCCAATTCCGCCGCAAACAACTGCTGTTCACGGTATCACGGATGAGAAAGTAGCAAATGAACCTGCTTTTTCAGAATTGGCACCACAGGTTTACAATATGATTAAAGACAGTGATTTGGGTGGTTTTAATTCAGATCGGTTCGATATTCCGTTGTTAGCAGAAGAATTGCTGCGTGCCGGAGTTGATTTTGATATGAAGAACAAAGTTTCGGTGGATGTACAAACGATTTTTCATAAAATGGAAGAGCGTACTTTAAGTGCTGCATTGAAATTCTATTGTGGAAAGAGTCTGGAGAATGCACATTCTGCAGAAGCCGATACAATGGCGACCTATGAAATCCTAAAAGCACAATTAGACCGTTATCCGGAATTGGAAAACGATATGAAATCGTTGTCTGAATTTACCACCCGTAAAAAAATCGCCGATTTTGCCGGAATGATTGCTTTTGATAAAGACAACGAAGAAATTTTTACTTTTGGAAAACACAAAGGTGCTAAAGTAGATAAAGTCTTAGAAAGTGAACCTGGCTATTTCAGCTGGATTCAAAATGCCGATTTTCCTTTGTATACCAAAAAAGTACTTACGGCTATAAAATTAAGAAAATTAAATACGAAATAA
- a CDS encoding Hpt domain-containing protein has product MALKYNLSKVYALSDNDPEFVNEILKLFVTEVPEDLKQIKEGIKKKDHKYAYSYAHKIKPTLDLMGLNVAFEEILQVEAWTKAEGKKKEIIETFKSIKLQVKEAIKEIKKDFDL; this is encoded by the coding sequence ATGGCTTTAAAATACAACCTTTCGAAAGTATATGCACTTTCAGACAATGATCCGGAATTTGTAAATGAAATTCTTAAATTGTTTGTTACTGAAGTTCCTGAAGATTTAAAACAAATCAAAGAAGGGATTAAAAAGAAGGATCATAAGTATGCCTATTCTTATGCACATAAAATAAAACCTACATTGGACTTAATGGGGTTGAATGTTGCTTTTGAGGAAATTCTTCAAGTAGAAGCCTGGACCAAAGCCGAAGGCAAGAAAAAAGAAATTATCGAAACTTTTAAGAGTATTAAGTTACAGGTAAAAGAAGCTATCAAAGAGATTAAAAAAGACTTTGATCTGTAA
- a CDS encoding serine hydrolase domain-containing protein — protein sequence MTKAICTILIAILLTGCSKDSSESEPITVPTENMYFPPVTGTNWETKSIADLKWNQAAVQPLLDYLELKHSKSFIILVNGRIVLENYFNRHSATTNWYWASAGKTLTSTVTGIAQQENLLNINNKVSQYLGEGWTSETLPKENLITCKHLLTMTSGLDDSTDDVNPANLVYKADAGTRWAYHNVYVKLQDVVAKASGQSWENYFNTKLRDKIGMNGNWVQIGANSVYTSTSRSMARFGLLILNKGKWENNTILNEAYFNEATTTSQNINLGYGYLWWLNGKSSYHLPQSQLTFQGSIIPSGPTDMFMALGKNDQKIYVIPGKKMVVIRMGDAADSVNLALSDFDKTLWEKINALYQ from the coding sequence ATGACCAAAGCTATTTGCACCATACTGATTGCTATCCTCTTAACAGGCTGCAGCAAAGATTCGTCTGAGTCAGAACCAATTACAGTTCCCACAGAAAACATGTATTTCCCTCCAGTAACCGGAACAAACTGGGAAACAAAGTCAATCGCTGATCTTAAATGGAATCAGGCTGCTGTTCAGCCACTTTTAGATTATTTGGAACTAAAACATTCCAAATCGTTCATTATACTGGTTAACGGGCGAATTGTTTTAGAGAACTATTTTAACAGGCATTCAGCAACTACCAATTGGTATTGGGCCAGCGCCGGAAAAACGTTAACCTCTACTGTTACAGGAATTGCCCAACAAGAAAATCTGTTAAATATCAATAATAAAGTTTCCCAGTATTTGGGAGAAGGATGGACAAGTGAAACTTTACCCAAAGAAAATTTAATTACCTGTAAACATTTATTGACTATGACCTCCGGGCTGGACGACAGCACAGACGATGTAAATCCTGCTAATCTAGTCTATAAAGCCGACGCCGGAACAAGATGGGCCTATCATAATGTTTATGTAAAACTACAAGATGTTGTTGCAAAAGCAAGCGGACAAAGCTGGGAAAATTATTTCAACACCAAATTAAGAGACAAAATCGGGATGAATGGAAATTGGGTACAAATTGGTGCCAATAGCGTTTACACCAGCACCTCCAGAAGTATGGCGCGTTTTGGACTTTTAATACTGAACAAAGGAAAATGGGAAAATAACACAATACTCAACGAGGCCTATTTCAATGAAGCAACTACAACTTCTCAGAACATCAATTTAGGATACGGTTATTTATGGTGGCTGAACGGAAAAAGTTCTTATCATTTACCTCAATCACAACTTACTTTTCAGGGAAGCATAATCCCAAGCGGACCAACCGATATGTTTATGGCTTTAGGTAAAAATGACCAAAAAATATATGTCATACCCGGTAAAAAAATGGTAGTCATCAGAATGGGAGATGCTGCGGACAGTGTTAATCTGGCCTTATCCGATTTTGACAAAACTTTATGGGAGAAGATTAATGCTTTGTATCAGTAA
- a CDS encoding dihydrolipoamide acetyltransferase family protein, with protein sequence MARFELKLPKMGESVAEATITNWLKEVGDKIEADEAVLEIATDKVDSEVPSEVSGVLIEQLFGKDDLVQVGQTIAIIETEGDAPAVKAVETAAPAEVTEIEKTIEVAKDAVAAPQDFSGSDKFFSPLVKNIAKEEGVSVAELERIAGSGKDGRVTKEDILKYIEARKSGAQAPQAVVEAPKAVQPAAPVQKSQQAVPVSVNGGDEIVEMDRMRKLISGYMVASVQTSAHVQSFIEVDVTNIVKWRDKVKSAFEKREGEKLTFTPIMMEAVAKALKDFPGMNISVDGEYIIKKKNINLGMAAALPNGNLIVPVIKNADQLNLVGMAKAVNDLGNRAKAGKLKPDDTQGGTYTVTNVGTFGSVFGTPIINQPQVGILALGAIRKVPAVIETPEGDFIGIRQKMFLSHSYDHRVVDGALGGSFVKRVAEYLEAFDVNRDF encoded by the coding sequence ATGGCAAGATTTGAATTGAAACTTCCTAAAATGGGAGAAAGTGTCGCTGAAGCAACTATTACAAACTGGTTGAAAGAAGTTGGAGACAAAATTGAAGCTGATGAAGCAGTACTGGAAATTGCAACGGATAAGGTTGACAGTGAAGTACCAAGCGAGGTATCAGGAGTTTTGATTGAGCAATTGTTCGGTAAAGACGATTTGGTTCAGGTAGGACAAACTATTGCAATTATTGAAACAGAAGGTGATGCACCGGCTGTTAAGGCAGTAGAGACTGCTGCTCCGGCAGAAGTTACTGAAATCGAAAAAACTATCGAAGTTGCTAAAGATGCTGTAGCTGCACCGCAGGATTTTTCAGGATCGGATAAATTCTTTTCTCCATTAGTAAAAAATATTGCTAAAGAGGAGGGCGTTTCTGTAGCTGAATTAGAGCGTATTGCAGGTTCAGGCAAAGACGGCCGCGTAACAAAAGAAGATATTTTAAAATATATTGAAGCTCGTAAATCGGGTGCTCAGGCTCCGCAAGCAGTTGTCGAAGCTCCAAAAGCAGTTCAGCCTGCAGCTCCGGTTCAAAAAAGCCAGCAAGCCGTTCCGGTATCTGTAAACGGAGGTGATGAAATTGTTGAAATGGACAGAATGCGTAAGCTGATTTCAGGTTACATGGTAGCTTCGGTACAAACTTCGGCACACGTACAATCGTTTATTGAAGTAGACGTAACTAACATTGTAAAATGGAGAGATAAAGTAAAAAGCGCTTTTGAGAAGAGAGAAGGCGAGAAGCTTACGTTTACTCCAATTATGATGGAAGCAGTGGCTAAAGCTTTAAAAGATTTCCCTGGTATGAATATTTCTGTTGATGGCGAATACATCATCAAAAAGAAAAATATAAATTTAGGTATGGCGGCAGCTTTACCAAACGGAAACTTAATTGTTCCGGTAATTAAAAATGCCGATCAGCTGAATTTGGTTGGAATGGCTAAAGCGGTGAACGATTTAGGTAACCGTGCAAAAGCCGGAAAATTGAAACCGGACGATACACAAGGCGGAACTTATACGGTGACTAATGTTGGAACTTTCGGAAGTGTTTTCGGAACTCCAATTATCAATCAGCCACAAGTTGGAATCCTGGCTTTGGGAGCTATTCGTAAAGTGCCTGCGGTTATTGAAACTCCGGAAGGAGATTTTATCGGAATCCGTCAAAAAATGTTCTTATCACATTCTTACGACCATAGAGTAGTAGATGGTGCTCTGGGAGGAAGTTTTGTGAAAAGAGTTGCTGAATATTTAGAAGCTTTTGATGTGAACAGAGATTTTTAA
- a CDS encoding DUF721 domain-containing protein, which produces MAKRLNSESTIGAVLQQIIQVNKLGAGMDQIDVKEAWRQLMGNGVNTYTKNVVLKGSTLYVELGSAVLREELSHGKSKIVKMINEELGREVVKEVVLR; this is translated from the coding sequence ATGGCAAAAAGACTAAATAGTGAAAGCACGATTGGAGCTGTTTTGCAGCAGATTATCCAAGTGAATAAGTTAGGTGCCGGAATGGACCAGATTGATGTAAAAGAGGCCTGGAGGCAGTTGATGGGGAATGGCGTGAATACGTATACCAAAAATGTTGTTCTGAAAGGAAGTACATTGTATGTCGAGCTGGGATCGGCAGTTTTGCGTGAAGAATTAAGTCACGGTAAAAGCAAGATTGTAAAAATGATCAACGAGGAGTTAGGCCGTGAAGTGGTGAAAGAAGTTGTTTTACGTTAG
- a CDS encoding tyrosine-protein phosphatase produces the protein MLSFFKSKPLLKDLLSDPYVDIHSHLLPGIDDGAKTITDTIKLVRAFQEMGVSQFTTTPHINHYVWNNSAQIITTKQQETKLLLEENHIQIPFQAAAEYFIDDWFENHFKNEKLLTLKDNYVLVELSYQNAPIHLYKTLFELQVAGYIPVLAHPERYVYYRKDFNEYEKLKKVGCLFQLNLLAVVGYYGEHICKTAEELLRKGMYDFTGTDVHHMNHIRAFDQKIKNGNIVNLKEVIANNQFFKF, from the coding sequence ATGTTATCCTTTTTTAAATCAAAACCTCTTTTAAAAGATCTGCTGTCTGATCCTTACGTTGATATTCACTCACATCTGTTACCCGGAATTGACGATGGCGCGAAAACCATAACCGATACCATAAAGCTTGTCCGTGCGTTTCAGGAAATGGGAGTTTCACAATTTACCACCACTCCGCATATCAATCATTATGTATGGAATAATTCGGCTCAGATTATTACCACAAAACAGCAAGAAACTAAGCTTTTATTGGAAGAAAACCACATTCAAATTCCTTTTCAGGCTGCTGCAGAATATTTTATCGATGATTGGTTTGAAAATCATTTTAAAAACGAAAAACTTCTCACTTTAAAAGACAATTATGTACTGGTAGAGCTCTCCTATCAAAACGCTCCTATTCACTTGTATAAAACTCTTTTTGAACTACAGGTCGCAGGATATATTCCGGTTCTGGCACATCCGGAACGTTATGTATACTATCGAAAAGATTTTAATGAATATGAGAAACTGAAGAAAGTAGGATGTTTATTTCAATTAAATTTATTGGCTGTCGTAGGGTATTATGGAGAGCATATTTGTAAAACTGCTGAAGAACTTCTTAGAAAAGGAATGTATGATTTCACCGGAACTGATGTCCATCACATGAATCACATCAGAGCTTTTGACCAGAAAATAAAAAACGGCAATATTGTTAACTTAAAAGAAGTCATTGCCAACAATCAGTTTTTTAAATTCTAG
- the rpmG gene encoding 50S ribosomal protein L33: MAKKGNRIQVILECTEHKTSGVAGTSRYITTKNKKNTPDRLEIKKFNPILKRVTVHKEIK; encoded by the coding sequence ATGGCAAAGAAAGGTAATAGAATCCAGGTGATTTTAGAATGTACTGAACACAAGACTTCTGGTGTTGCAGGTACTTCAAGATACATAACAACTAAGAACAAGAAAAATACTCCGGACAGATTAGAGATTAAAAAATTTAATCCAATCTTGAAACGTGTAACTGTTCATAAAGAAATTAAGTAA
- a CDS encoding DUF4295 domain-containing protein: MAKKTVASLQTSSKRLSKAIKMVKSPKTGAYTFVESIMAPEEVDEFLKKK, translated from the coding sequence ATGGCAAAGAAAACCGTAGCATCGTTACAAACATCTTCTAAGAGATTATCAAAAGCCATCAAAATGGTAAAATCTCCTAAAACTGGTGCATATACATTCGTAGAATCTATTATGGCTCCTGAAGAAGTTGATGAGTTCTTGAAAAAGAAATAA
- a CDS encoding CinA family nicotinamide mononucleotide deamidase-related protein, with translation MKASIITIGDEILIGQIVDTNSGFIAKSLDRIGVEVHEMISISDDKKHILDTFAQLQNKVDLVIVTGGLGPTKDDVTRKTFCEYFEDELVVDAKVLAHVTELIEGFYKRPISQLNKDQALVPSKCTVLHNKVGTAPGMWMKKENTVFVSLPGVPYEMKYLVEEEIIPKIIREYKRPYIIHKTILTYGQGESLVAERIEDWENNLPEFIKLAYLPNPGRVRLRLSARGTNKEELEAAIEENVKSLDAIIHDIIVGYEDNETIETVVGKILTKQNKTISTAESFTGGKIASILSAIPGASAYFKGSVVSYATEAKVNVLGVSQDLIDKFSVVSAEVASAMALNVKEMLKTDYAIATTGNAGPTKGDSEAEIGAVFIALATPEGIIVEEFNFGQPREKVIDRAVNKSLEILKKEILKIVQ, from the coding sequence ATGAAAGCAAGCATTATTACTATTGGAGATGAAATTTTAATAGGTCAGATTGTAGATACTAACTCGGGTTTTATTGCAAAATCACTGGATCGCATTGGTGTCGAAGTTCATGAAATGATTTCGATAAGTGACGATAAAAAACATATTTTAGACACATTTGCCCAATTGCAGAACAAAGTTGATCTGGTTATTGTAACCGGTGGTTTGGGGCCTACAAAAGACGACGTCACAAGAAAAACATTTTGCGAGTATTTTGAGGATGAGCTGGTGGTGGATGCTAAAGTTTTGGCTCACGTGACGGAGTTAATTGAAGGTTTTTACAAACGCCCAATTTCGCAGTTGAATAAAGATCAGGCTCTGGTTCCTTCCAAATGTACCGTTTTGCACAACAAAGTGGGTACGGCTCCGGGCATGTGGATGAAAAAAGAAAATACTGTTTTTGTTTCGCTTCCGGGAGTTCCGTATGAAATGAAGTATTTAGTCGAAGAAGAAATAATTCCTAAAATAATTCGCGAGTACAAGCGTCCGTATATCATTCATAAGACAATTTTGACTTATGGTCAGGGCGAGAGTTTAGTTGCAGAACGTATTGAAGACTGGGAGAATAATCTGCCGGAATTTATCAAGTTGGCCTATCTGCCCAATCCCGGGCGAGTGCGTTTGCGTTTGTCGGCCAGAGGAACCAATAAAGAAGAGCTTGAAGCGGCAATTGAAGAAAATGTAAAGTCTTTAGATGCTATAATTCATGATATTATAGTGGGATATGAGGATAACGAAACTATTGAAACGGTAGTGGGTAAGATCTTAACCAAACAAAATAAAACGATCTCAACTGCCGAAAGTTTTACCGGAGGAAAAATTGCCTCCATTTTGTCGGCAATTCCGGGAGCTTCTGCTTATTTTAAGGGCAGTGTGGTTTCCTATGCAACAGAGGCGAAGGTCAATGTTCTTGGGGTTTCACAGGACTTGATTGATAAGTTTTCGGTAGTAAGTGCTGAGGTTGCGTCGGCTATGGCTTTGAATGTGAAGGAGATGCTGAAAACAGATTATGCAATTGCGACAACCGGAAACGCCGGACCGACAAAAGGAGACTCTGAAGCTGAAATTGGAGCTGTTTTTATCGCTTTGGCAACTCCGGAGGGTATAATCGTAGAAGAATTCAACTTTGGTCAACCCCGTGAAAAAGTGATAGATAGAGCAGTGAATAAGAGTTTAGAAATTTTGAAGAAAGAAATTTTAAAAATTGTGCAATAA
- the ftsY gene encoding signal recognition particle-docking protein FtsY → MSFFKKLFSTDKKETLDKGLEKSKTSFFSKLSKAVAGKSKVDDDVLDDLEEILVASDVGVNTTLKVISRIEKRVAADKYLGTDELNQILREEIGALLSETNTGEATEFEIPKNKKPYVLMVVGVNGVGKTTTIGKLAYQFKKSGYKVVLGAADTFRAAAIDQLQVWADRVDVPIVRQNMGSDPASVAFDTLQSAVAQNADVVIIDTAGRLHNKINLMNELTKVKRVMQKVVEDAPHDVLLVLDGSTGQNAFEQAKQFTAATEVTSLAVTKLDGTAKGGVVIGISDQFQIPVKYIGVGEGIEDLQVFNKYEFVDSFFK, encoded by the coding sequence ATGAGTTTTTTTAAAAAATTATTCTCTACTGATAAGAAAGAGACTTTAGACAAAGGTCTTGAAAAATCAAAAACTAGTTTTTTCTCCAAGTTAAGCAAAGCTGTCGCGGGAAAATCTAAAGTCGACGATGATGTTCTGGATGATCTGGAAGAGATTTTAGTAGCTTCTGATGTTGGAGTCAACACAACGCTGAAAGTAATCTCCAGAATCGAGAAACGTGTTGCCGCAGATAAATATTTAGGAACAGACGAGCTGAATCAGATTCTTCGTGAGGAAATAGGTGCTTTATTGTCTGAAACCAATACAGGCGAAGCAACGGAATTTGAGATTCCAAAAAATAAAAAACCATACGTTTTAATGGTTGTAGGTGTTAATGGAGTAGGTAAGACTACTACAATTGGTAAATTAGCGTATCAGTTTAAAAAATCCGGTTATAAAGTCGTTTTAGGAGCTGCCGATACTTTTCGTGCTGCTGCTATCGATCAATTGCAGGTTTGGGCAGATCGTGTAGATGTTCCAATTGTGAGACAAAATATGGGTAGTGATCCTGCTTCTGTCGCTTTCGACACGCTGCAATCTGCCGTAGCACAAAATGCCGATGTGGTGATTATAGATACAGCCGGACGTTTGCACAATAAAATCAATTTGATGAATGAGCTTACAAAAGTAAAACGTGTCATGCAAAAGGTTGTAGAAGATGCTCCGCATGATGTGCTTTTAGTTTTAGACGGTTCTACAGGGCAAAATGCTTTTGAGCAGGCCAAACAATTTACTGCTGCCACCGAAGTTACTTCTCTTGCTGTAACTAAACTTGACGGAACAGCTAAAGGCGGTGTGGTAATTGGTATTTCAGATCAGTTTCAGATTCCTGTAAAATACATTGGAGTTGGAGAAGGAATTGAAGATCTTCAGGTCTTTAATAAATATGAATTTGTGGATAGTTTTTTTAAATAA
- a CDS encoding DUF5009 domain-containing protein, translating into MKVKENLYHQRIISIDALRGITIFVMIFVNELASVVNVPQWMKHMPADADAMTFVDLVFPAFLFIVGMSVPFAFNARLIKGDSVRTIWTHTLKRALALIIIGVFMVNASDGYDAAKMVISPAFWGFLAFAMPIPIWNKYAKDFPVWLKNTLQYGGIAVLITLYFLYVQTDGTIGMTPQWWGILGLIGWAYLISVIYYWLVSGKLWAMIVFLILCVSLNSANLTQSLHLPEWLRFIAGHLTHATLVTAGIIISLLFFDQKIEKKINWPVIGFIALFFSFGFFLRQYYGISKIQGTPAWTLLSAGICTVLFYFLFWLMEVKKQTQWSNFFMPAAANPLLIYILPGAIYYFCKALNIHIIPGYFREGVPGIIWSLVFSTIMLYVMKICNKYKIQLHL; encoded by the coding sequence ATGAAAGTAAAAGAAAATTTATACCATCAAAGGATCATTTCGATAGACGCTTTGCGCGGAATCACAATTTTTGTTATGATTTTTGTAAATGAATTGGCCAGTGTTGTAAATGTCCCTCAATGGATGAAACACATGCCGGCAGATGCTGATGCGATGACTTTTGTAGATTTGGTTTTTCCGGCTTTCTTGTTTATTGTCGGAATGTCAGTTCCGTTTGCTTTTAATGCCCGATTGATTAAAGGAGATAGCGTAAGAACAATTTGGACACATACTTTGAAAAGAGCTTTGGCTCTGATTATTATCGGTGTTTTTATGGTCAATGCATCAGATGGTTACGATGCTGCAAAAATGGTTATTTCACCCGCATTTTGGGGATTTTTAGCTTTTGCAATGCCAATACCAATTTGGAACAAATATGCGAAAGACTTTCCTGTTTGGTTAAAAAATACACTTCAGTATGGCGGAATAGCAGTTCTGATAACACTTTACTTTTTATATGTTCAGACTGATGGTACTATTGGGATGACGCCTCAATGGTGGGGGATCCTGGGGCTAATTGGCTGGGCTTATCTTATTTCAGTAATTTATTATTGGCTGGTTTCAGGCAAATTGTGGGCAATGATTGTCTTTTTAATACTATGTGTTTCTCTAAACTCCGCTAATTTGACCCAAAGTTTACATTTACCGGAGTGGCTGCGTTTTATTGCCGGACATTTAACACACGCTACCTTGGTAACGGCAGGAATAATAATTTCATTATTGTTTTTTGATCAAAAAATCGAAAAGAAAATCAACTGGCCTGTTATTGGGTTCATTGCATTGTTTTTCTCATTCGGATTTTTTCTTCGTCAATATTATGGAATTTCAAAAATACAGGGTACTCCTGCCTGGACATTGCTGTCAGCCGGAATTTGTACGGTTTTGTTCTATTTTCTGTTTTGGCTGATGGAAGTTAAAAAACAAACCCAATGGAGTAATTTCTTTATGCCCGCTGCTGCAAATCCGTTACTGATTTACATTTTACCGGGGGCTATTTATTATTTCTGCAAAGCTTTGAATATTCATATTATTCCGGGTTATTTTCGTGAAGGAGTTCCGGGGATCATCTGGTCTTTAGTTTTTTCGACGATCATGCTTTATGTGATGAAAATCTGTAACAAATACAAAATTCAGCTGCATTTGTAG